The Methanomassiliicoccales archaeon genome includes a region encoding these proteins:
- a CDS encoding glycosyltransferase 87 family protein, giving the protein MTDDPDGKGLMDRVIDWTLTGDLRRRVLALIIIGCVLYGATIALDALVLRHFFSDVFSENSDLSFYRFRGESILDGKIPYVDFTSESPPLIMYMFVVPQLTGGSTLSYQVFFAFFSILTSLLLYLGFRQHDERKAMMAGLAYLAYPLCLMEFAIGVQDEAITTFLFLLPLVLLHLGRGWASGVTSLVGVLTKMFNVLLVPWMFLQADRRNRIAILVSFVGLALLILVPLMILFPDQLPSFRYYFLGNPDSPTGGSSISPWHYLGKLGYGLPGWAGMTLALVGLGGATMLAFKWKLTLWQGSALVIMVFFLFYPKILMAYFIMPITLLMMWGLEDRKTMLKLFAVIVPLFASMTITGNGMAPVSDEPWVWLLGMALSLVGWGLMLHTWWKIKDKKVFFERD; this is encoded by the coding sequence ATGACGGATGACCCAGACGGCAAGGGGCTCATGGATAGGGTGATAGATTGGACCCTCACCGGAGACCTCAGACGCCGCGTGCTTGCCCTGATCATCATAGGTTGCGTTCTTTACGGTGCGACCATAGCGCTCGATGCGCTGGTGCTGCGCCATTTCTTTAGTGATGTCTTCAGCGAGAACTCCGACCTGTCTTTCTACCGTTTTCGGGGAGAGTCCATTCTGGACGGCAAGATACCTTACGTGGACTTCACCTCGGAGTCGCCGCCGCTGATCATGTACATGTTCGTAGTGCCTCAGTTGACCGGGGGCTCGACCCTGTCCTACCAGGTGTTCTTCGCCTTCTTTTCCATTCTGACGTCGCTGTTGCTGTACCTGGGGTTCCGCCAGCATGACGAGCGCAAGGCCATGATGGCCGGCTTGGCCTATCTGGCGTACCCGTTGTGCCTGATGGAGTTCGCCATCGGGGTGCAGGACGAAGCGATAACCACCTTCCTTTTCCTCCTGCCCCTGGTGCTGTTGCACCTCGGAAGGGGCTGGGCTTCCGGCGTCACTTCGCTGGTCGGAGTGCTCACAAAGATGTTCAATGTGCTGCTGGTGCCCTGGATGTTCCTCCAGGCAGACCGCAGGAACCGCATTGCCATATTGGTCTCCTTCGTCGGTCTGGCCTTGCTCATTCTTGTGCCGTTGATGATCCTCTTTCCGGACCAGTTGCCATCCTTCCGCTACTATTTCCTCGGCAATCCGGACAGCCCCACCGGCGGTTCTTCAATCAGCCCCTGGCACTACCTTGGCAAATTGGGATACGGCCTGCCGGGATGGGCCGGGATGACGTTGGCGCTGGTCGGGCTGGGCGGCGCCACCATGCTGGCGTTCAAATGGAAATTGACGCTTTGGCAGGGATCGGCTCTAGTGATTATGGTCTTCTTCTTGTTCTACCCGAAAATCCTGATGGCCTATTTCATCATGCCCATCACCCTGCTGATGATGTGGGGTTTGGAGGACCGGAAGACCATGCTGAAGCTTTTCGCCGTGATCGTCCCGCTCTTCGCCTCCATGACCATTACTGGAAATGGGATGGCCCCGGTCTCGGACGAGCCTTGGGTCTGGCTATTGGGCATGGCGCTCAGCCTTGTCGGCTGGGGGCTCATGTTGCATACCTGGTGGAAAATAAAGGACAAGAAGGTCTTCTTCGAAAGGGATTGA
- a CDS encoding metal ABC transporter permease — translation MSSFDPADILGLFQYQFFVRALIGGALAAIVSAWIGLFLILRKESMLVDGVAHTAFGGVALGLLLGIDPMIGALAISIVAVFGITYMRRKGLAQSDSAIAVMMAMGFSLGIIIIYMADGFNTDLFNYLFGSILTIDQNDVMVLVALALIIIGFMVFFYKEMLAVTFDEDGAKLQGIPVNGLTMALSSLPLAYSYSWSPISGWPEPRRAFRIIF, via the coding sequence ATGAGCAGCTTTGATCCCGCGGACATCCTGGGGCTCTTCCAGTACCAGTTCTTCGTTCGGGCCTTGATAGGCGGGGCGCTTGCAGCCATCGTGTCCGCCTGGATAGGACTGTTCCTCATCCTGAGAAAGGAGTCAATGCTGGTCGACGGCGTGGCCCACACCGCCTTCGGCGGTGTCGCGCTCGGTCTCCTCCTCGGCATCGATCCCATGATCGGAGCGTTGGCCATCTCCATCGTGGCGGTTTTCGGCATCACTTACATGAGGCGAAAAGGCTTGGCCCAATCGGACTCGGCCATCGCGGTCATGATGGCCATGGGCTTCTCCCTCGGCATCATCATAATCTACATGGCCGATGGGTTCAACACCGACCTTTTCAACTATCTCTTCGGTTCCATACTCACCATCGACCAGAACGATGTAATGGTCTTGGTGGCCCTGGCCCTGATAATCATCGGCTTCATGGTCTTCTTCTACAAGGAAATGCTAGCGGTGACCTTCGATGAGGATGGGGCCAAGCTCCAGGGCATCCCGGTCAACGGGCTGACCATGGCCTTGTCTTCACTGCCGCTGGCATATTCCTATTCGTGGTCGCCTATCAGCGGTTGGCCTGAGCCCAGACGCGCGTTTCGTATCATTTTTTAA
- a CDS encoding metal ABC transporter ATP-binding protein codes for MEPIIEVQGLTVKRGTTEAITNASFVIEKGDYVGVVGPNGGGKTTLVLALLGLLPKGSGSIKILGQEVESFKQWEKVGYVSQYAINFDSQFPLTVKELVGLGRINPKNLGRFRNKDDWSAVNDALSMMGISDLKNKRIGQLSGGQRQRAFVAKSLVSKPELLVLDEPVTGFDPITQEKFFMQLANLNQKKGLTILIVSHDLAAVFCRMSRVLCVNREVHSSAIIEGKVPDDILKKGYGEHFRFAFHEHQCQGVFIDEQL; via the coding sequence ATGGAGCCCATAATCGAAGTGCAGGGACTGACGGTCAAGCGCGGGACCACCGAGGCCATCACCAACGCCTCTTTCGTGATCGAGAAGGGGGATTACGTCGGAGTGGTCGGTCCCAACGGCGGCGGCAAGACCACCTTGGTGCTGGCGCTGTTAGGTCTGCTGCCCAAGGGGTCCGGAAGCATCAAGATACTGGGCCAGGAGGTCGAGTCCTTCAAGCAGTGGGAGAAGGTGGGATACGTCTCCCAATACGCCATCAACTTCGATTCACAGTTCCCCCTGACGGTCAAGGAGCTCGTTGGTCTAGGAAGAATTAACCCCAAGAACCTCGGCCGTTTCCGCAACAAGGACGACTGGAGCGCGGTCAACGACGCCCTGTCGATGATGGGCATATCCGACCTGAAGAACAAACGCATAGGCCAGCTGTCCGGGGGGCAGAGGCAGAGGGCCTTCGTGGCCAAATCCCTGGTCAGCAAGCCGGAGCTGCTGGTGCTCGACGAGCCGGTCACCGGCTTCGACCCCATCACCCAGGAGAAGTTCTTCATGCAGCTGGCCAACCTGAACCAGAAGAAGGGGTTGACCATCCTCATCGTCTCCCATGACCTAGCGGCGGTCTTCTGCCGCATGTCCCGGGTGCTCTGCGTGAACAGAGAGGTGCACAGCAGCGCCATCATCGAAGGCAAGGTGCCGGATGACATACTGAAGAAAGGGTACGGGGAGCACTTCCGTTTCGCCTTCCACGAACATCAATGCCAAGGGGTCTTCATCGATGAGCAGCTTTGA
- a CDS encoding zinc ABC transporter substrate-binding protein, translating into MNKKQAILVIGVVMVTISLMTVSVLLSDASDTESDKLNVVATFYPLAYMAEAIGGEKVSVTCLIPYNTEIHSYSPTTKNMFDTDNADIILYNGGPGDSWLISDVLPSIDADNKLIVNTTAGVEYISGTDEHEEGGAGVDPHTWISPKQALIQAKNVYQALCQIDPNGTSYYEQKFEVLNATLTELDQEYQSLSQGNLTTIIVSHSAFGYVASDYGFKQEGVIGLSGDEEPSISTITSLVQLMTDQNIYTVFTDPQFSGSYATILKEEVQDQTGHDVQLLELYLMTGPVDEMDYLKQMSQNLINLKAGLEVA; encoded by the coding sequence ATGAACAAAAAGCAGGCCATCTTGGTCATCGGCGTGGTAATGGTCACGATATCGTTGATGACCGTCTCGGTGCTTCTCAGCGACGCATCAGATACTGAGAGCGATAAACTGAATGTCGTGGCCACCTTCTATCCACTGGCCTACATGGCCGAGGCCATCGGCGGGGAGAAAGTTTCCGTCACTTGCCTGATCCCATACAACACCGAGATCCATTCCTATTCCCCGACCACCAAGAACATGTTCGACACCGACAATGCGGACATCATCCTCTACAACGGAGGGCCGGGGGACTCCTGGCTGATATCCGATGTGCTGCCATCTATCGATGCTGACAATAAACTGATCGTGAACACCACGGCGGGCGTGGAGTACATCTCCGGGACAGATGAGCACGAGGAGGGCGGGGCAGGCGTGGACCCTCACACCTGGATTAGCCCGAAACAAGCACTGATCCAAGCGAAGAACGTGTACCAGGCCTTATGCCAGATCGACCCCAACGGAACATCGTACTACGAGCAAAAGTTCGAGGTCCTGAACGCCACCCTAACTGAACTGGACCAGGAGTACCAGTCCCTTTCGCAAGGGAATCTGACCACTATAATCGTCTCTCATTCCGCCTTCGGCTACGTTGCGAGCGACTACGGTTTCAAGCAGGAGGGCGTGATCGGCCTCAGCGGGGACGAGGAACCCTCGATATCCACCATCACCTCCCTGGTCCAACTGATGACCGACCAGAACATCTACACGGTGTTCACGGACCCGCAGTTCTCGGGCAGTTACGCCACCATCCTCAAGGAGGAGGTCCAGGACCAGACCGGGCACGACGTTCAATTGCTGGAGCTGTATCTGATGACCGGGCCGGTGGACGAGATGGACTACCTGAAGCAGATGTCGCAGAACTTAATTAACCTGAAGGCCGGTCTGGAAGTTGCCTGA
- a CDS encoding CopG family ribbon-helix-helix protein yields MPIISVSLTDKNVEDLAFLQKELGFTGRSEAIRAAMRTLLAENNERRTMVGSVDGVLIMVNDACASGSIHDIYHDNHPLIRTHVHNHLGNHKCMNMMMLSGDAKEINDLLDKMYRLEGIAYLKFIRS; encoded by the coding sequence ATGCCTATCATAAGCGTATCCCTGACCGACAAGAACGTGGAGGACCTGGCGTTCCTGCAGAAGGAACTGGGCTTCACCGGCCGTTCCGAGGCCATACGGGCAGCCATGCGGACGCTTCTGGCGGAGAACAACGAACGGCGGACCATGGTCGGCTCGGTCGATGGCGTCCTGATCATGGTGAACGACGCCTGCGCCTCCGGCTCGATCCATGACATCTATCACGACAACCATCCGCTGATCAGGACCCACGTGCACAATCACCTGGGAAATCACAAGTGCATGAACATGATGATGCTGAGCGGGGATGCCAAGGAGATAAACGACCTATTGGACAAGATGTACCGGTTGGAAGGCATCGCTTACCTGAAGTTCATCCGGTCTTGA